The nucleotide window taatctgattacatgcagttacttttagattactttcccctaaaaaggcattagaagaagacaaaaatgtatgttaccaattgaactacatctattgcaggataaatcaatgttaaagtttacatagctggccatatatggatgttaaatgttactttatgggttggttatgtaggcttcttctaacccatctcTTCCccactacatataataatacgattaaattatatatttacattaaaaaccaaagtctatcagaattccagtcattccaataaatgttaaaccccttgatcttcaagaataggatttggaaatatggaagtatagattagccaaattgttttgcTTGAGCCTAATCCCAAAACGAAGgatttattagccagccctactctgttgttaatgattttgttgtcatggaggactgattgggctcattgattcgagttgaaaaataaatgctgcgctcatggaatggcgtGCTTTGAGCGCTACTGAAAAGtactatttacatgtgaaaaatgaataccatatgctgcatttgctattggcctattgtttacctttttgttggtgacactttgatatcttgatagcagtttaaagggcaaatccaccgatgaaacaataacaaaatcgTTTcgccgcctctgttttggtaggctgagggatgggcctggagaaatgtaaccactctcagattaatagacagagatATGGATGCAAGttctgaccatccatgatatcaaaattattgttttaaccatatTATGAGGCTATaccgtgtttgtttacatttacaatgttttggATAAAAACAaggttatattttgggttctcatggagtgtgaaagttgaactaagctcatgagttCATCATTTATAAGTCAAAAATTGGATGTAGCAACAACAGATTggccctttaagtctatcaaaagtgtgcgagtAGGAACGTGTCCATTAcgcctatgggggggggggggtccatttgtattccataggctgggatccgcaccatgcagctgttgcaagagcgcatttttcactggctgtccactggtttcaaaaacaatgattgataggcagcttaaacttcttgaatgcAACCATTATCGGGTTCAAATACACGTtaagatttgtgaacagccatccacaacaaccacaatccgtaaggtgcaaatagctaaatgagagagcagcagtgtgattcacatcaatgcgctatgtagatatcaataagtgatatccgtatcgccgtagactacactgctgtcatccttacctccaagcgtttattcaaatgtaataatctttggatgctgacagcagtcgcaccattggaagacatagcttggactgtagcccaCAAAAACCTATTCCTGCTCTTCTCCCGCGATCGATCAAACACATTtcgtgtgtcatcatagtggtctctgatttgtggtcagactcgctcaggtggaacaaatttaaatgtgtgccttttttcaatgctgatttgaatgtcattgagaaaacagagaagtgtcaaagattgttttttgcaaacatcctttctgaatttaaaagtaatccttgaagtaatcatctagtttttcaaaagtatctaatctggttacaatatttttgctggtaacagaTTACAAGGACCGTTTTTGTAAtcttacatgtaatccgttagtcCCCAAACCTGTTAGTCTGTTCTATGAGCGCAAACATTTATGCAAGGATTCAGTTAAACGCAGGTACAGCTTTGGCAAAGTAAACATGTCAATAAATCAATGCTAATCAAATCTCTTACTTTAGGGCCACAACAACGCTCTTTTCACTTCCGCACTCTTGTACTCCGGACCCCGTTCCACTGTTCCAAACTCTGATTTCCCCTCCCAGTCAGTTATCTCATGTCAAATTGACGCCCGCCCCGACTCAATTCAGAGTTGGCTATTTACCGGTGTGTTTGGGCGGGACTAGAAACGTTTACCTTTCGAGGCATATTTGAGATTATGAAAACACGTTTTTACGCACGACGCGGCGATATAAATCAGCCCATACGCAAAGGCATTTCTGTAGCCCATATTGATGGTCCATACACTCATTGCGTAACATAGGTGTAGACCTAGATATGGGACGTATTCATTACGCGACTTCTGTTGCAAAAGGTTttttaaacggaagcaaacggaacgaaatggAGTGACATACCTGCATTTGTCTGAAAGACACTAGTTTTAACTAATGATTAATACACCCTTCACTGATTTGCAGCAGCCCATCCatcctgaatttaaatgtatgttAATTTCATAATTTCCCCCTTGTTCATCAACATGCTCAACATTGGCATAAGTAAACATGTTATGCATCTCTCTGAATGAGAGGATTCACTTAATGCACCAAATAATGATTTACAAGCTGTATGGACATAGGCCTAATAAATTGTAAAGTTATGGTCTATTTAATAACCCTTTACTCAAACTATCCAGCACTTTATTCATGAGTGAACCAAATTGACATCTATGGATTTGTATTGTGTAGTATTTAAAATGTATACTTCAGCTCCAACAGCAGACACTATTTAGTGTTTGTCTCCCCTTGAGACCATGACAGAATGAAGGAAGTACAAATATAGCCATTTTAATAATGACTTGGGAAAAAGCATAACATAAAGGGTACACACATGCATGCAGGGTATGAGCTACGCTCCTTCAAAACAAAGTATCTTATTCCCAATCTTTCACTATTACACAGAATGTAGAAGAATGTATTGGTCTGTTTTCTTTTCACTTTATAGGACACAACCAATTCACTTTGATTAGCTTGTTTGTTTACACACATAAAATAAATCCCCTAATACTATGCAGTAGTACCGAAAATCACAATGACACAGTGCTTCCTGATCAGTTAGTCTGCAATCAAATGAAGTATTTTAACCACAGGCCCAGCGATGGATATGTTTCACTCATACAATCATTTAAATAACAGAATTTGTAATAAACAATAATTCATTACATGAAAAGTTGGCTGTCATTATGCTCTCAAATTCACTTAACAACATAAGTCTCAATATCCTTTAAGATTTGAGTTCACTCCAGATTAAATGTAGAGAAATCAAAAATGTTGTAGAGGAAGAAAGTTTCCAAAATGCTAAACAAATTATTTGATAAAAGGAATGTGTCCAGGTAAAACATGGTAGAGTGGACTGGGATGAAATGCAAAAAAGTAAAAGACAAGTCACTGATTCTGGATGTCTGCCTATACATTATCAAAATTAAGTgtgtgagggaaataaaagtagtgatggaAATTTCACAATTCTTTACCTAGGCAGTTTTACATATTTTAAGAGGCCATTCTACACAATGGAGATTAAAAGTTGGGTTCACAGAAATTGAACAGTTCCCAAGTACAGTAAATTGACATTAACTAATAACTGCCACATCCCAATCCTACAGAGAAAATAATTCTATAGCCCCAAACTGGAGGAAAACAATGATGCGAAAGAGAGcatggagagaggcagagcacCGCTGTCTTCAGAGCTACAGTTAAACTTCCGCTGCTGGGCAATAGTAAACTCACTTCTTCCCCCTCAGGGACTTGCGAGCTGCTGGCTTGGCCTTCACTGCAGAATTGGCTGCTGCCTTCTTTGCAGGAGGTGACTTTTTGGGCGTTGGCCGCTTCGATGCCTTGCTCATCAGCTTTTTGACAATGGGTGTTTTGGGCTTGCTCGCAGGTGCAGCTTTCTTGACTGGTGGGGGTGCCTTGACTGGTGGGGGTGCCTTGACTGGTGGGGGTGCCTTGACTGGTGGGGGTGCCTTGACTGGTGGGGGTGCAGACCTCTTTGCTGGGGGTGCAGACCTCTTTGCTGGGGGTGCAGACCTCTTTGCTGGGGGTGCAGACCTCTTTGCTGGGGGTGCAGACCTCTTTGCTGGGGGTGCAGACCTCTTTGCTGGGGGTGCAGACCTCTTTGCTGGGGCAGCTCTTTTTTTGCCCTTAGCCCTTGACTGACTTGCCGACCGAGACTTCTTGCTGGGGGGGGGGCGACGCGCTTTAGGTGGTGGCCTCTTCCCAGCTTTCCTAAGGATCGTATTGAACAAATACACTGATAGTGAGTTTCAAATGGTTCACTGCTATGTATGACAATATCAATCAAAATATTCTCATTGGATTAATTCCACTTGACCTTGGACTCACCTCTTAGGAGGGGGTTCATCATCTGAGTCCTCTTCCTCGGACGAGTCCTCTTCCTCATCAGAGTCCTCATCAGACAAGTCAACCCTCTTTCTGCGTTTGTCCTTCTCCGCCACTTTCTGCTCTTTCACTTTTTCAGGGAACAGAATGGCTGGGCTGTGGAATAAGAAGAGACAGTCTGATCTTTAACCTTTCTGTTCCAGGTGAGTGAACTTCAGGAAATACTGTTCCTGGTATAGCACATGCAATGCAATGATGTAGAGGGCAGCAATATACGTCACACAGTAGCAATGTAATGATGTACAGAGGGCAGCAATATACATCACATAGTAACCTTCCTATAGTAGTGTTCTACCTGGGGTAGTAAGGGTAGCAGAGCTGGTAGGTTCCGTTTAGCCCATTCCCAGTGATCTGATCCATCCAGCCCATCATTTTGCACTTCTGCAGGGTCCTCTTCAGGTTGTTCACTGAGGGAAGAGAAGTGCCCAGGGTCAAAGAAGCATCTTTACATCTCTGATTTAACCTAGCTAATGAGAGCGCTCCTGCAGTTGCAGGTAGATATTCACATCTTGCCAAAGCAGTGTTTCTCTTaggagagtcagggagcaggtcTTACCCACACGGTACTCCATGCTGTCCTGGTTTGTCTCTAACAGGAATTTGCGGAGTGTGGTGGTGCTGCACGTCTTGGGTTCGTTCATTGCCACAACGGCTGTCATGATAGCGTCCTCCAGGGGCCCGCCTTTAAGCAGGAACTTGCCCCCTTCCCGCTTCAGCTGTGAGAGAGTAAGAGGGGCTGAGATAAACACCTCATACAACAGAGATCCAACATCAGACTTCATGAAGTACACCGAATTGTGCATTCCTTTAGTATAAGGCTAACCTGAAATGTTCCAGAGGCACCTTTTCCAGTGATCTGCTCCAGGTGACCCTTGTCCACAGCTCTCACCAGGGCACTCTTTAGGATATCTGGCCTAGGAATGAAATAGTGACTGCATTGGAAATTCTATTTTTACCTCCACCAATACACACCACTAATGGACATGCCATAGTTCAAAGGTACTGCATTAAACATTCTGTAGATTTGGGTTGTGCAGAGGGTTGCATTGCTATGTCAAGTAATACTGTAAGTTAGCATGTGTTTACAAACTCCAAACAGAGAATAAGAGACCCCACCCATCCCAATATAACAGTAAAACAGGTATTTACCTATGCTCCACGTTGAGCTGAGGGAAGTGCTGCTCCACATATTTCTTGATCAGGATATAAGACGCCTCTTTGGGCTCACATAGCCGTGTGATGATCAGGGGCAGAGCATCCCCAAGGGTCTCTGCCTTCAACCCAGGTGCCACGATGATCGGCTTCTAGCACCAAACCATCACAATCAGAATCACTGTCAAACAAAGTGgtgctctgtagctcagttggtagagcatggcgctggcaacgccaggatagtgggttcagtTCCAGTACAAAAAATGTACGCAAGCATGATTTcagataaaagtgtctgctaaatggcatatattatctAATATCCAAACTCTGCCTGCTCAAAGCCAATGGAACAATCACATAATAGTCAATTGTAATTGTTAGTGTTGAAGTTTGTAGATAGCCGACTGAAAATGACCTACCCCTTTAGCAGTTGGTTTATTAGGGGACTGCTTCCCAATGGTAAAGCTCCCAGAAAGGCCTTTACCCTTTAGCTGTGAGAGTGAATAAAATGGTAAAGCAACAGGAGTACGCAGGCAGATAAAACACCAGACACACAGGATATAGGGCACCACAACAAGTAACCCACAGATCAAAAACACTAAGACTTCTGCCTACCATTTGCAATTCATGTTAATACATGGTAAGCTTTGGTCAGTGATAAGGACTCCTCACCTGTTTGACGGTGCCCTTCTCCAGCTGCCTCTTGAGAGCCTTCTTAAGGAGGAATTTCCTCTTCTCTAGGTTAGGGTATTTCTTCACAATGTACTTCATGACAGAATGGGCTGAGGCCCCAGTCTTCTCCTTGCAGGACTGCAGAGGAAATATGATGAGTTGCTGGTGTTGCATTCGTGGGGAATAAGGGAGAACTACATAATACAAAGGTAAGTGTGTTGTTGTGTACAGACCTCAATGGCCTCGATGAGGATGTCGTCCATCTTAGGCAGCTGCATGGTGGAGGTGCTCTTATTAGTGAGCGTTGCACGTTTGCTGGCAGACATGGTTGCCCAGGCGGGAATGGCCCTTTTCACTGGCTTCTTGACTTTctctttcactccatccttctCTCTGCAAGCAACCAACAAAACAAAGAGCAATTAAACATTCATCTACACCAATATGGAAGCAATAACCACAGGGTATGTGCACAAGCAACTCACTCTTTCTTCTCAGACTCTTCCCCCTCAGCAGTCTTCTCTCCAGTCGATTCATCAGCTTTCTCTCCCTCAGGTTTCTCACCATTCTCTTTTGTCTCTCCTTCACCTGTGCCCTCCCCCTCCTTGGCTACTATGGCAGCAGGTGCCATCTCTTGCTCCTCCTCAACAGAGGCAGACTCCTCAGAACTGGCATCAGGCTCTGGAGAGAGATGTGGGGGGAGGGAGAACGACAAGAGATTGAAAATGTAAATTCAGCAAGCAGATGTCATGCTTTATTCACATACCACTCAACATGAACTCAGAACAATGTCAAATATTTGGGAAGTCCGATTCCACTCTTAAACCACTAATATGAAAGGATTCGATAAGTGACTATGACATATGGGACTCAATTGGGGCAAGAATCAAGTCCTGCCAAGTGGCTACCATATTCACTCCTAGCCTGTCAATGCTGGGTACATATGAACCAATGATTGATAAATAAATAGATCTATCTATTACACACACTAGATGACACATGGGggcgctgtgttgaagccacctTGACGCCatcatcttggcactcccccacaaTTGTAAAAAATAGTTTGGAAGCCATAGAAATAAAATGTATTAATGGTCATCGTTTTTCATTTTTGCCACATTTACTCTATTACAGACATTGCCAATCCCcagtagtggggacagtaacattagtaatctTAAAACAtatatactttttattttttttgtatgtttagtTCACATAATATAACTTTTAAGTAAGCATTATGGtgtatgtgagctaaacatagaacaaatatataaagtatatctttttattttattttttagagaTGACTAATTGTACTGTTTCCACTACTGTGGAGTCCCAATATGGTCCACAATTTGCTTCAAACCTCTCAAatgccaatacatagcatcagcaatctagggtttatatacatcattgataTGAACACCATAGCCTTCCTGTTCATGTTGAGATTCTTGAACTCACCTCCCTCTGGTGCAGCCGAGGGGGGCATCTCCTGGGGTGGTGTCCTAGCTGCACGACGTATAGGCATGACTCCAAACTGGTGACCAGAGATACAGAGGATGAATTAAAACATTTCCTTTGCATGGTCAGATAAGTTATTAACTGTATTATTAAAATCACAATACAGTTTGATACAAAGCAACTTAGCAAGACCCAATGGTAACATCATGGAGTCGTAAAAGTCACCCACTGCTTCTGTTATCCATGTGCGAGGCAACGTTAATCATGGCCTGTGCACTCATCAAATGCAAGTTACTGCCCTTTGCAAAAGTACATTATCgaccaaaataaataaaaccaAAATAAATAAGGAGTGTGCAATATTCTATGAAGTTTTTGAATGGTGGGGGGCATGGAAATAGTTAGCAAAAAATCATAACGAGAAGATGCACGTCCTCAGTAATAATATGGCCATTTTGTTCATTTACCCTACACAGTAATGGCGCTGCATAGAGCTGATGGTAAATGCATCGAAATTgcattggcaaaggagaaaacgGTGCATGCATTTTTGCCAGAGCTCTATCGTCAAACACTTTTTGCAGTTACTAATGTACAATGATTAATATTCTTACCTTTCGACTCTCTACAAAGATGTTGAAATAAAAACTGCTTCGCTCTCCTTTGTTTAGAATTCTGTTTACGTGCCCCTCCCCCTTGAACGTACACGTAGCGTCGTGGTAAGGTATTGGGCGCGTTCCAAAATAAGTGCAGTCGTCCTGCGCAGATTTTGGGCGCGTTCCTCTGCCCAGGCGTTGCTGACTGACGCCTGACAGATCTTACAACGCATCCATAGGTATTTTACGTATCAGCTAAAGGCTCGGACACACCGGTACGTTTGACGTTCACGGGTACATCGAACGTTTGCCGGCCGAGAATATATAGCACATCTGAACAGTGTTGGCAGTcaatctttttttcttcttcttcagacGGCAGATCACCGTCTGCCTTGTTAAAATAGtccaaaccagaaggtggcagtagcGTCGCTTTCTTAAGCTTTATTGTGAATGTCCCTCGGCGTTATGCTAGTGGTAGCCAGAAGAATGGGCATTCTgagcacagatagaacaatgagccaaTGTATAAAagtgtgaagcatccggttggcggaTCCACTCATGACCAAATGTGGTCAGCCCAGTGGCCAGCTGCGGGAGTAGATGAAGCTAGTTGGATTTTGGCCAACATTATGCTAactttctcatcgatgaaacatttgatctcaatacagttttcggTTACCAAAACTAAAATCTGTTACAAACATTGGACAAAGTTTCGTAGATTTTACCCTGCGTTGTTTAGGAGCGCAAgggtgaattgagttattgcacacttCAGGTTAGGCGTTCTCTAAAGAAAATATGCAAATACGTGCTACatcgcgccaataggatctcactgGCTCATGCTTGCCTCTGCcccctccttgcttgttctgcccactatgactgaTTTgatcccattggaaacgacaggctgtggtctatcttgggttagttataaatataTTTGTTCTGAGTTTTTTTCGGTCAGCCACATCTGTAGCCGCATCATTTGGCTTTGTTCACCTAAAATAGTTCCTCATTCAAAATGCTTGAAAATCGACCTAGAATGAAGAAAAGGCATATATCTAATGTAAAGCCCGAACAGTAGGCTACCAGTATGTCAGCTTGTGATATGCAccttaaaataaaatgtttattaGATCGCCagcaaaatgtattatttacTGTCTTCAGAGAATGATTTTGTAATTTATTTGCAGATAATTGTTGTTTGAAGCTCAAAAAGTAGTAGCAgcagtttctaaacccagaggcgcatCGCGAGACTTCCTGGGacgcttgcgaaacagaccaTCCCGGGGTTTGAGTAGTCAATAATGAGAAGTGAAAAATAGttccttagttgttaattttctcgaaATCCAACGACACAACCTGgattcgagccaatgtcttaagtagttgaatatgttattactccaacctcatgAGTGACAAGCTAACTCGTTTTTATTTTCATCAAAACAACTGTATCGGAGTGCTTTTGAATTGACACATGCGCAGTTCGGCGCGAGATGACCGTTAGACCTAATTACGTATTACTGCACATGagtttagctagccaacgtcttcatgacatcgcctacaagcgtTATCTGCGATTTATATcgggagaagcagtttctgcatatcttcatactgtactgtctttggtagcAGTATACAAATCATGAAGGCAAATAAATGGATCTTTCACCGATGCGATTCCCAACATTCACCAAATTCGCGAAAGACTTATCACTAGTAGCCAGCCAATGTTAACAAACTAGCTGCGCCAATGCGGCTACTGTTGTACAAAGCACTTTTGGTAACTAGCCAGATTGTATTTCTATTAATTTAACATgcattttatcagggagtcatactgagaccaaggtctacTTTACAGATAAGCCCTGAATTACATAAATTACAtaaaatacacacatcaatataTAAATACAGAATGCAAGCAGAAACAATAACATGGTCATAAAAAACTAACATCAGTAATAAgatcctcaatcagctttcttaATTAtcctagaggcaccagaacatcaaatTTAAGAACATGTTGAAGATTGTTCCACAATTAAGGTGAAAGAAAACTAAAAGCTGGTTTACCTAACAGTAGAGACCAAATACGTTTCCAGTGTTAGCCATCCCTGCGACCGGTTGTGGTAACTCAtatgtctaaagtttagtaaTGATGTTAAGTATAGTGGGACTTTTTGTTAAAGGGCTTTACAAATTAAAACAAagcaatgtatcaacccatgtgaCATGGAAGAGGGACAAcaaactttctggtagagaatgcagtgatgagtactaaAATTGTCACAGTAATAAAACGTAGTGTACTATGACTAACTGAATCTAACGGCTaaatgaatgcagctgccacttcattatacagtgcattcggaaagtattcagactccttgacttttcccacattttgttacgttacagccttatttaaaaatcgattaaaacaaaaacaaatcccTCAATCTAGACACACAacgtcaaagcaaaaacaggtaatttttggtgcaaatttattaaaattaaaaacttaaaaatcacatttacataagtattcagacctattactcagtactttgttgaatcacctttggcagcaattacagcatagtgtcttcttggatatgacgctacaagcttggcacacctgtatttggggagtttctcccattcgtctcggcagatcctctcaaactctgtctggttggatggggagcgtcgctgcaaagctattttcaggtctctccagagatgtttgatcgggttcatgtccgggccactcaagggcattcagagacttgtcccgaagccactcatgcattgtcttggctatgtgcttagggtcgttttcctgttggaaggtgaaccagtctgaggtcctgagtgcactggagcaggttttcatcaaggatctctctgtactttgctctgttcatctttccctttaaaaaaaaaaatccccacagcatgatgctgccaccaccatgcttcaccgtagggttggtgccaggtttcctccagatgtgacacttggcattcaggccaaagagttcaatcttggtttcatcagaccagagaatcttgtttctcatggtctgaaagtctttgGGTGCCCTTttgaaaactccaagcgggctgttatgtgccttttactgaggagtggcttccgtctggccactctaccattaaggcctgattggtggagtgctggagagatggttgtccttatgaAAGGTTATCCCATCtatacagaggaactctggagctctgtcagagtgaccatcggtttcttggtcacctccctgaccaaggcccttctcccccgattgct belongs to Salvelinus namaycush isolate Seneca chromosome 20, SaNama_1.0, whole genome shotgun sequence and includes:
- the LOC120065122 gene encoding heterochromatin protein 1-binding protein 3-like isoform X1 produces the protein MPIRRAARTPPQEMPPSAAPEGEPDASSEESASVEEEQEMAPAAIVAKEGEGTGEGETKENGEKPEGEKADESTGEKTAEGEESEKKEEKDGVKEKVKKPVKRAIPAWATMSASKRATLTNKSTSTMQLPKMDDILIEAIESCKEKTGASAHSVMKYIVKKYPNLEKRKFLLKKALKRQLEKGTVKQLKGKGLSGSFTIGKQSPNKPTAKGKPIIVAPGLKAETLGDALPLIITRLCEPKEASYILIKKYVEQHFPQLNVEHRPDILKSALVRAVDKGHLEQITGKGASGTFQLKREGGKFLLKGGPLEDAIMTAVVAMNEPKTCSTTTLRKFLLETNQDSMEYRVVNNLKRTLQKCKMMGWMDQITGNGLNGTYQLCYPYYPSPAILFPEKVKEQKVAEKDKRRKRVDLSDEDSDEEEDSSEEEDSDDEPPPKRKAGKRPPPKARRPPPSKKSRSASQSRAKGKKRAAPAKRSAPPAKRSAPPAKRSAPPAKRSAPPAKRSAPPAKRSAPPAKRSAPPPVKAPPPVKAPPPVKAPPPVKAPPPVKKAAPASKPKTPIVKKLMSKASKRPTPKKSPPAKKAAANSAVKAKPAARKSLRGKK
- the LOC120065122 gene encoding heterochromatin protein 1-binding protein 3-like isoform X4 — its product is MPIRRAARTPPQEMPPSAAPEGEPDASSEESASVEEEQEMAPAAIVAKEGEGTGEGETKENGEKPEGEKADESTGEKTAEGEESEKKEEKDGVKEKVKKPVKRAIPAWATMSASKRATLTNKSTSTMQLPKMDDILIEAIESCKEKTGASAHSVMKYIVKKYPNLEKRKFLLKKALKRQLEKGTVKQLKGKGLSGSFTIGKQSPNKPTAKGKPIIVAPGLKAETLGDALPLIITRLCEPKEASYILIKKYVEQHFPQLNVEHRPDILKSALVRAVDKGHLEQITGKGASGTFQLKREGGKFLLKGGPLEDAIMTAVVAMNEPKTCSTTTLRKFLLETNQDSMEYRVVNNLKRTLQKCKMMGWMDQITGNGLNGTYQLCYPYYPSPAILFPEKVKEQKVAEKDKRRKRVDLSDEDSDEEEDSSEEEDSDDEPPPKRKAGKRPPPKARRPPPSKKSRSASQSRAKGKKRAAPAKRSAPPAKRSAPPAKRSAPPPVKAPPPVKAPPPVKAPPPVKAPPPVKKAAPASKPKTPIVKKLMSKASKRPTPKKSPPAKKAAANSAVKAKPAARKSLRGKK
- the LOC120065122 gene encoding heterochromatin protein 1-binding protein 3-like isoform X2; its protein translation is MPIRRAARTPPQEMPPSAAPEGEPDASSEESASVEEEQEMAPAAIVAKEGEGTGEGETKENGEKPEGEKADESTGEKTAEGEESEKKEEKDGVKEKVKKPVKRAIPAWATMSASKRATLTNKSTSTMQLPKMDDILIEAIESCKEKTGASAHSVMKYIVKKYPNLEKRKFLLKKALKRQLEKGTVKQLKGKGLSGSFTIGKQSPNKPTAKGPIIVAPGLKAETLGDALPLIITRLCEPKEASYILIKKYVEQHFPQLNVEHRPDILKSALVRAVDKGHLEQITGKGASGTFQLKREGGKFLLKGGPLEDAIMTAVVAMNEPKTCSTTTLRKFLLETNQDSMEYRVVNNLKRTLQKCKMMGWMDQITGNGLNGTYQLCYPYYPSPAILFPEKVKEQKVAEKDKRRKRVDLSDEDSDEEEDSSEEEDSDDEPPPKRKAGKRPPPKARRPPPSKKSRSASQSRAKGKKRAAPAKRSAPPAKRSAPPAKRSAPPAKRSAPPAKRSAPPAKRSAPPAKRSAPPPVKAPPPVKAPPPVKAPPPVKAPPPVKKAAPASKPKTPIVKKLMSKASKRPTPKKSPPAKKAAANSAVKAKPAARKSLRGKK
- the LOC120065122 gene encoding heterochromatin protein 1-binding protein 3-like isoform X3 — encoded protein: MPIRRAARTPPQEMPPSAAPEGEPDASSEESASVEEEQEMAPAAIVAKEGEGTGEGETKENGEKPEGEKADESTGEKTAEGEESEKKEEKDGVKEKVKKPVKRAIPAWATMSASKRATLTNKSTSTMQLPKMDDILIEAIESCKEKTGASAHSVMKYIVKKYPNLEKRKFLLKKALKRQLEKGTVKQLKGKGLSGSFTIGKQSPNKPTAKGKPIIVAPGLKAETLGDALPLIITRLCEPKEASYILIKKYVEQHFPQLNVEHRPDILKSALVRAVDKGHLEQITGKGASGTFQLKREGGKFLLKGGPLEDAIMTAVVAMNEPKTCSTTTLRKFLLETNQDSMEYRVVNNLKRTLQKCKMMGWMDQITGNGLNGTYQLCYPYYPSPAILFPEKVKEQKVAEKDKRRKRVDLSDEDSDEEEDSSEEEDSDDEPPPKRKAGKRPPPKARRPPPSKKSRSASQSRAKGKKRAAPAKRSAPPAKRSAPPAKRSAPPAKRSAPPAKRSAPPAKRSAPPPVKAPPPVKAPPPVKAPPPVKKAAPASKPKTPIVKKLMSKASKRPTPKKSPPAKKAAANSAVKAKPAARKSLRGKK